The following are from one region of the Pristiophorus japonicus isolate sPriJap1 unplaced genomic scaffold, sPriJap1.hap1 HAP1_SCAFFOLD_421, whole genome shotgun sequence genome:
- the LOC139251196 gene encoding probable G-protein coupled receptor 139, whose translation MDAFHELQLRAIIRGIEKIYYPILAAFGVTVNAVTIVILSRGKCGLSKCVTRYLVAMAAADLLVIITDLILRQIPIIHRMYIVLTIPVCNIHAVLLYAATDCSVWFTVTFSFDRFVAICCQTLKTKYCTERMAAVVLGTVTVLSGLKNIPWYFMFTPQYTLLESSWFCYVTIHVALSRVWGTIEFIQYILTPGIPFILVLLINAVTVRYILVASRARQRLRGPRSAESTRDPEMNGRRKSIILLLMISSNFILLWAVFMLCSILRPACSFNCLPVRIPFYVWEMGFMLQLLSCCTNTCIYAVTQTKFREQLKNAVKYAFALIIKYIK comes from the exons ATGGATGCCTTTCATGAGCTCCAGTTACGAGCGATCATCCGTGGCATCGAAAAGATATATTATCCGATCCTGGCTGCTTTCGGTGTCACTG TTAACGCAGTGACGATTGTGATcttgtctcggggaaagtgcggtctctccaaatgtgtcactcgatatttggtggccatggcagcggcggatctcctggtcattatcactgaccTGATACTCAGGCAGATTCCAATTATTCATCGTATGTACATTGTGCTGACCatccccgtgtgtaatatccacgcagtcctgctttatgcagccacagattgttctgtctggtttaCCGTCACTTtctcctttgatcgatttgtggccatttgctgCCAGACgttgaaaaccaaatattgcaccgagagaatggcagctgtggttctgggaacagtgactgtgctgagtgGTTTAAAGAACATCCCCTGGTATTTTATGTTTACACCTCAGTACACGCTTTTAGAAAGCAGTTGGTTTTGTTATGTGACTATCCATGTTGCACTTTCACGGGTATGGGGAACAATCGAGTTCATTCAATATATTTTAACCCCAGGGATCCCATTTATTCTCGTTCTGCTGATCAATGCTGTCACCGTCAgatacattttagtggccagcagagcccggCAAAGACTCCGAGGTCCCAGAAGTGCAGAGAGTACTCGAGACCCAGAGATGAACGgcagaaggaaatccatcattttacttttGATGATCTCATCCAATTTCATACTGTTATGGGCGGTGTTCATGCTGTGCTCCATACTGCGTCCGGCCTGCAGTTTCAATTGTCTACCTGTACGCATTCCTTTCTATGTTTGGGAAATGGGAttcatgcttcagctcctgagttgctgcacgaacacttgtatttatgctgtgacccagactaagttcagagagcagctGAAGAATGCGGTGAAATATGCCTTCGCTCTAAttattaaatatattaaatga